The following proteins are co-located in the Vigna angularis cultivar LongXiaoDou No.4 chromosome 2, ASM1680809v1, whole genome shotgun sequence genome:
- the LOC108345416 gene encoding cytochrome P450 CYP94D108, translated as MEFLSFLFLALLFVLSLYFAREKPHNNKCFRPYPLIGGLLDFLKNRHRFLEWTTQVLNDCPTNTAVMSHPYGFNIVVTANPDNVEHMLKTRFENYPKGERFIHPLHDLLGNGIFNSDSELWKVQRKVASYEFTTNSLRNFIVNSITTELQTRLLPILSKASQTNRVLDLQNLLERFSFDNICKLAFNVDPACLGGDCTAGTDFMSAFEDATKLISERFLSLSRFVWKTKKLFNFGSERRLRESITTVHEFADSIIRSRLEAKEHTRDDEDLLSRFIRTKESSPEFLRDVVISFILAGRDSTSSALTWFFWILSSRPHVRRKIRDEIARVRSATGGVGPLGHEELREMHYLHAAISESMRLYPPVPVDTKECLNDDVLPDGTRVGKGWLLTYHTYAMGRMESVWGKDCTKYNPERWLQNGVCRMESPFRFPVFHAGPRMCLGKEMAYVQMKSIAASVVEKFEIEAADRDTCPAHSLSLTLKMKGGFPVRVRLRDAC; from the coding sequence ATGGAGTTCTTGTCCTTCCTCTTCCTTGCCCTTCTCTTCGTTCTCTCTCTCTACTTCGCCAGAGAAAAACCCCACAACAACAAATGCTTCAGACCCTACCCTCTCATTGGAGGATTATTGGATTTCCTCAAAAACCGCCACCGCTTCCTCGAATGGACCACCCAAGTCCTCAATGACTGCCCCACCAACACCGCCGTCATGTCCCACCCCTACGGATTCAACATCGTCGTAACGGCCAATCCCGACAACGTCGAACATATGCTCAAAACCCGATTCGAAAACTACCCGAAGGGTGAACGCTTCATCCACCCCCTCCATGACCTCCTCGGCAACGGAATCTTCAACTCCGACAGTGAACTTTGGAAGGTGCAGCGAAAAGTCGCCAGCTACGAGTTTACCACCAACTCACTCCGTAACTTCATTGTCAACTCCATCACCACCGAACTCCAAACCAGGCTTCTTCCAATTCTCTCAAAAGCCTCCCAGACAAATAGGGTCCTCGATTTGCAGAACCTCCTCGAGCGCTTCTCCTTCGACAACATCTGCAAGCTAGCCTTCAACGTCGACCCCGCCTGTCTCGGCGGTGACTGCACTGCTGGCACCGATTTCATGAGCGCGTTCGAGGATGCAACCAAGCTGATTTCAGAGAGGTTCCTGAGCTTGTCACGTTTCGTGTGGAAAACAAAGAAGCTGTTCAACTTTGGATCAGAAAGGAGGCTCCGAGAATCAATCACCACCGTTCATGAATTCGCTGACTCCATCATACGGTCCAGATTGGAAGCCAAGGAACACACCCGCGACGACGAAGATTTACTTTCGCGTTTCATCAGAACAAAGGAGAGCTCGCCGGAGTTTCTCCGCGACGTTGTGATAAGTTTCATTCTCGCGGGTCGTGACTCGACCTCGTCCGCGCTCACCTGGTTCTTCTGGATTCTTTCATCCAGACCTCACGTGCGGAGAAAAATTCGCGACGAAATCGCTAGGGTTCGGTCGGCCACGGGCGGCGTTGGCCCGTTAGGGCACGAGGAGCTGAGAGAGATGCATTATTTGCATGCGGCGATTTCAGAGTCGATGAGGTTGTACCCTCCCGTGCCGGTTGACACGAAGGAGTGTCTGAACGACGACGTTTTGCCCGATGGAACGAGGGTTGGGAAGGGGTGGCTGCTAACATACCACACGTACGCGATGGGAAGAATGGAGAGCGTGTGGGGAAAAGACTGTACCAAATATAATCCGGAAAGGTGGTTGCAGAACGGCGTGTGCCGAATGGAGAGTCCGTTTCGTTTTCCGGTGTTTCACGCCGGTCCTCGAATGTGTCTGGGAAAAGAAATGGCTTACGTTCAGATGAAGTCCATTGCAGCTTCAGTGGTGGAAAAGTTTGAGATTGAGGCAGCGGATAGAGACACGTGTCCAGCGCATTCGCTTTCTTTGACGTTGAAGATGAAGGGAGGGTTCCCAGTGAGGGTAAGACTAAGGGATGCCTGCTAA